Sequence from the Pelodiscus sinensis isolate JC-2024 chromosome 30, ASM4963464v1, whole genome shotgun sequence genome:
TCAGCCtgtttctctcccctgctcctgtgATCGAACAAGAACCCCACTTCGTGAGGAGTCTCTCTCATTTTTTTATGGTTCCTCCAGGGGATGCGGGAATTTCCAGCGACAGTCTGGGCCAAGAGTCAGAAGCCGGCAGAAGATTCGATGAGGGGGAGGTGCAATGAGCAGCTGCTCAAGAGGCGAATGGCCAGCAGGACGGGGAGGTGGAATGGGGGGCACTAGGACTCTTTgctgcagggtggccaggtgagaagcgggggaaggggtttgacagcaggcccagctcctacactggggggcagagagtgcatagggctctgccctcagccccacactcccattggctgggaacctgctgccatcTGCTTCTGGGGGAGCAGCATAGTCTGCGGTGTCAGGAGCCACCGGAAGTGGCcttagcgcccccctccccaccacccatTCTGTACCACTGACCGGGAGCTGCTTGAGGGaaggccctgctgccactgatCTGCCCCCACAAAGCCGGAGCCCCCCCTACAGCCCAGAGCTCTCCTTCTCAGCCTCACCCCAGATCCTGGCCTGTTGGGTGCCACCATGTACCTGTGCAGGGTGTCGGGTTCCACCTGGTGGGTGCACTTCCACAGACATGCGAATGAGCCGGTTTCCCTGCACAGAGTTGGGGGTCTGCTCTTATTCCTGGATATTTTCAATGTATAATGGGTGAGATTCCAGAAGCCCATAggggtgtgtccacactgcccacaggGGGTGGGATGTAGCATGCATAATAGACACACCTCAGTAAACGTTAACTACCCTAGCTCGGGCACTGCCAGCCATGGCGCCCTGGGGCAATAGCATGGGTAGTACAAGGCTGACTCCAGCCCTCAGCCGCCCTCAGCGAGATCCGGGCTGCAACTGGCCCTCGTGTTAGCTTGAGCTGAAGCAGAGCTGAAATGCCACCAGTAGCTCAGTGGCGAGGCTGGGACTAGCACGTTTTAACATACAGCTTTGCCCTCTTGAGATGTCCCTCATGATCAGGGATACAGAGCTAGCATTGGGTACCCAATGTGATGGTTGACATGGTCAGAACATGCAGAGACATTCTGGGcagactgtaaggtggatagaccGCTGgttagattgtcgggcccaatgggtagtgatcaatggctcgatgtcaggttggcagtcagtgtCAAGTGGCATGCCCCAAGAATCGGTCCTAGGATCAGTTTTGTTGAATGCCTTTTTAATCACCTAGATGGTAGGATGGATTGCAGCCTAGCCAAGTTTGCGGATGACTCAAAGTTAAGGGGAGAAGTagatatattagggtatgtctacactaccacctagttcgaactagggtggtaatgtaggcaaccggagttgcaaatgaagcctgggatttgaatttcccgggcttcaatagcatattgctgggcgccgccatttttaaatgtccgctagtgcggactccgtgccgcgcggctacacgcagcatggactagatAGTGCGGACTAGGATTCCTTTTCCGAACTATCGTTACACctcgtagacatacccttagagagcagggatagggtccagaatgatctagacaaattggagtattgcatccagttctgggcccccccactacagaaaagatgtgggtgcattggagagggttcagcagagggcaaccaaaatgatgagcgGGCTGGAGCTAACTTACGAGGAGActtacatgacctatgaggagacgctgagggatttgggtttacgtaatctgcagaagagaagaatgaggggggatttgagagcagcctgcaactccctgaaggggggttctagagaggctggagagaagctgttctcagtgggggcagaacgaggagcaatggtctcaagttgcagtgggggaggtctaggttggatattagggcaAACTATTTCCCTGGAAGGGTGGgaaagcgctgggctgggttccctagggagggggtggaatctccatccctagaggtgtcagtcccagcttgaccaagccctggctgggatgattgagttgaggTTGCTTCTGCTTTGGACTCaactcctaaggtctcttccagccttgggATTCTATGACTATGACCAAAGGCTTTGCTTTAGTCTGTGGAATTCACCGTGATAGTATCTACCCAGCCTCAACATGGCCAATGGAGCTCGATTTTATTCCAGACACGGATATCCTGGTTCTGATTGTGACAGGAACACCTTAGCCCATCCTCAGAGATAAGAAGCTCACATTACCCAGTGTCCCACATGAAATAAGGGTCTACACAACACTTGAGCATTACACACTCAGTCAGCTGCCATCATTTTTATTTCATCTTCCAAAAGTGACAGTGTCATTTCTGAATTCTAGTCAAATCCATGTATTTATGGACAAGTTTCCTCAGAGCCcctttcacctctgtgtttctcaggctgtagatgaaGGGGTTGACCATCGGTGTCAGAATTGTGTAACAGACAGAGAACACTTTGTTGAGGTCCCGGAGGGTGTTGGATTTTGGCAGCAGATACACAACGATCAGGGTGCCATAGAAGATGGTCACCACGataaggtgggaggagcaggtggagaaggcctttTGCCGTCCAGTGGTGGATGGGATACGTAGGATGGTGGTGATGATGCACACGTAGGACATCAGCGTTAACGCAAATGGGGGTAGGGTCAATATAGCAGCCACGACGGTAATGACGAGATCCATACGGTAAACGTCATTGCAGTAGTGATTTATCATCTGTGTAGATTCACAGAAGAAATGATCAATTTCATTGGGGCCACAGAACGTTAATTGCGACATAAGAGACATGGTTACGACTGTAGCTAGAAGCCCGTTTATCCAAGACACAGATGCCAGCTGGACGCAGAAATTGCCACGCATGAGTGTTGCATAATGCAGGGGCTTGCATATGGCTAGATAGCGGTCGTAGGACATCACGGCGAGGAGGTAGCACTCGGTGGAGGCAAGGAAGCCAACAAAGCAAAATTGGGTGATGCAGCCGCCCACAGAGATGGTCCTGTCCCCCGTCAGGAGCCCGGCCAGCATCCGGGGCAGGATGGCGGAGCTGTAGCAGGTCTCCAAGCAGGACaggttccccaggaagaagtacatcgGGGTGTGGAGGTGCTGGTCAGCCACCACCAGGGCCACCATGAGGAGGTTCCCGGCCACGGTCACAAGGTAGATCACTAGGAACAGCAGGAAGAGAAGGAGCTGGATTTTGGGGAGCTTCCCAAATCCCTGGAGGATGAACTGGCTGAGGGAGGTTTGGTTTCTCGGCACCACGTCTGCCATGGGGAACACGAACCGATCTCTGCAACAGAACGGGAGTGGCCCGGGTTACACTCAATAGGTAGggaggtgggttcctgggtggACTAGGAGATACAGCACTTGCCTGAGGAGGATAGGGTTGTGGTTTGGAGTCTCCATCCCCCACATGCACGTGAGCATATACCCTGCCTGGAGTGGCTTAGGGGcgagggcatttgcctggggagtgtAGGTTGAGGTGTTTGAGTCCTAGGAGCAGCCACACAGCCAGCACTGGTTGTCTCATAACTGGAGGTGGCTCCTGCATAGGAAAGGCAGGCTAAGGGACACCCTGAAAATAGGGAGGTGGGGTAGGTCCTGGAGTGGCTGAGGGGATAGGGGAGCAATAGGCCAGCCATCCTCTCTAGGTCCCCATTCGTGTTAATATTGCCATGTAACtgacaggggaaactgaggcagggtgtgTCTCACTATTGCCCACTGTCATTGGCAGAACCTGGAAGAGAATTATAGATGCTAGAGGCAGATGCTGGAAGGCTGGGCAGAGCTCACAGACGGTGTTGGAGCCACACCATGGGAGGTGACAACTTTGGAGAGCGAGTGAGACAACCTAACGCCTGGCCAGCAGGTAGACCAAAGGAGCCATTCTCCCTGGGCCTGATCAGTCAAAAGAGCCTGGGATTTCTGGTCACCGTTATGGTGCCAGCCACACCAGGGGCCTTTTCAGTCATTGGTGGAGCCCAAAGTCATGTGTTCCAGGCTGCAGAGGGGTGTGACGTGGTCTGAGCAATGCTGAAGACTGGCTACCCAGCCCTGGActggctgccccgccccttctgtccaaaACCCCGCCCCTTGTGGCCAtgatcccaccccttccagttGCATGGAGTCACTCCCCCACTTTGTCCAGCAAACCTGCCCCATGGCCGCGGGTTCTGGGTTCCCTGATTTCAGCAAGTCTCGGGGTGGCTGGGAAAACACCCTACCATTTTTTTGTCTGAGAAACGGCTTTCAGGGATTTCACTCATCCCTAGCAGAAAGCAAAGCTCCATGAATGGGGCATTGCCGGTCCAAACACTCCCCTCCTGAGCCTTTTTTATGTCCTGGCTTGGTTTCGTGTGCCCTGTTCCACCACCTCCTGGTTCTGCTTTGGGATCACTGCTTAAGAATTTCCAGCTTTCTCTGCCAAAGGATGCTGTTAATCCAACCTGCCTAGCGACATTCTGAAAACCAAATGATCAAAAATCTCTGTTGACATCTAGGCTAGTAAACCGGAACATTCACGAGAGATATAAAGTAACATGAATCTGAAAATCTGCCCTCCCATTCCGTCTGAGGTATTTCATTATCACTTCACGAGCcctgttttattttgcatttccCACGCTGAACTTCATAATTTTGAACAATTTATGGAGAGGTAAAAGGAAAATCTCATATTTATGatacagaaatttaaaaaaaatctcgggatttctttttaaagttactttATGGCCAAATAATTGTGACATTTCCCCCAATGTTCCTCTTCTTTTTAATTTTATGCCATGCAGTGGTAAACAGGGACAAGAATCTAGGgagcttgaaaaaaaatgttaactGATAAATGGAAATAACTTTTAAATGGATATGTTTTTCATAAAACTGATTTTCAATCAGTTCTAAAGGACAAGTAAGCAAGGAGAGAAAACattctaaaacagtgtttctcaacatttttttataaactaccccttttttaaaaaaaatctaagtacccccagtacctacagttttcagacactcgacgtttttttctaccattgcaacacatttgtttaaacaaattaattGTAGCCGGgagggtgatgaaattttgggtgtaaaaagtacaaaaataacaaaaggcTGTAAAACGtaaagcaaaaattcagttttttccgaATGTCAATTGTGTTAACGTAccaccccagacttctctcgtgtacccctaaggatactcataccactggttgagaaacactggtctaaaacATCGGCAAAGGATAAATTGGAATTGGCTGACATTTATTTCCACCCTTCACTTCTAGATGTGCTTTTTTAATCATAAGGGGAAAGGTAGGGTGCATATTAGATGATTTGatctcagttggaggattgtgtccagttctgggtgctgcatttcaagaaagatgtggagaaattggagagggtccagagaagagcaacaaaaatgatgaaaggtctagagaacatgacctatgagggaggaCTGAACGAAGtgggcttgttgagtttggaaaggagaagactgagcggggacatgatggcggttttcaagtatctaaaagggtgttacaaggaagagggagaaaaattgttccccttgacctctgaggacagcacaagcagcaatgggaggcaagggacattaggaaaaacttcccacctgtctgggtggtgaaacacttgaataagttgcctagggaggctgtggaatctccatctctggagatattgaaagGCAGGTTGGAGagacaccagtcagggatggtctagagggtgcttggtcctgccgtgagttactggacttccagttctagtgctctaagATTCTCTGATTCTTAGATTAGAAGATAAAACATTTGGGATGTGTGTGAGAATGTGGAACTGGCTTGCTTGAAAGCCAGCACACAGATCCTGTAACTCATTACCACAGAACGTTTTTTGGGCCAAGAACTTAcaaagatcttttaaaaaattacgTTACGATTTACATGAAAATACTGGCTATTTTTTGTGGAACAGGGAGAGACGGGGCAGGAGTCTGATATCTGTCTGGAAAGAGGCTACGGGCTGTTCTAAGGCGGAGACTGACCAATTGTTCCCCATGGGCACTGGAGGTCAGACAAGAAGTCAGCCGTTACTTTGCGGCAAGGGAAATTCAGATGAGGCATCTGGAGTCACGTTTCAGTCCATGGGGTTAATTCCACCCCCGGGCAAGTGATCGAGGGAAGTTGTGAGATCCCCGCCCTCTTCACACAGGTGGGGCATACACCTGTCAGCGATGTGTCCGTCTCAGCAGATTATTCTACAGTGGTTACTGTGGTAACCTAATCAATGAGGTGATTGAAAATCAAAGTGGAGCAGACATGAATAAATGCACAAGGGGGAAGCCAGTccatgggctgtgtgtgtgtgtgtgtgtgtgtgtgtgtgtgtgtgtgtgtgtgtgtgtgtgtgtgtgaagttttcCTTTATTTGTCTCTAGCATCTATAATTCCCTTCCAGGTTCTGCCAAGGAGGGTGGGCAGTAGCGAGACGTTCCccgatgcctcagtttcccctgtcaGTCACATGGCGATATTAACACCAATGGGGATCTAGCGGGGACGGACAGACAGGCAGCTAATGTTAGGAGAGTGGGAAGTAAATAAGGCAGAGACTAAGTTGTCAGGCTAAATAAGCGAGGAAGCAAGTGGAAACCCAAGACTGGAAGGCAGGGGGAGTGTGGAAGCAGATGCAAAGTTTGCCCAATGTGATCGTGGCCAAAAGTAACCCTACtcctaaccagtgttccctgtcagctgtgAGCTCGggcagccacacaggagagagtcAAACGCTGCCCAGacgattagcagagctcccaccgctaggttttgtttctaccagtggtgcacatttgcacatgccttggtgcacataaaattattccacacaggaggtggaaaaaatccacacagggATGCAAAAGAAGAGAGGGACCATTGCGCCTTACACCTCCTGCCAGTTACAGAAGTCTTCACCCTCAGATCCAAGCCCGCCCCAGAATGGATATTAAGGGTATTAATATTGGATATTAATAATGGATATTAGTGCTAGCAGCACTAATGCCGCTTGCTGTGAAaacagaggagaaggagggaaatTTGAGGCCGTGCAGCGCTAggggcaaggagaagaagggggatcGAGCAGTGGTGAGGAGAAGAGGAAAACTCTATGAAGCTATAGAGACAGGCCCAGCTGGTGTGCAAGGGTTTGGAACATACGTGCTTGATAAACCCATCCAAGTTCCTGCCGATTGGACTTTGGACCGTTGTTTCCCAACCAACAGTGTCTGGGAAAAAAgcgagaggagggagctggattcCCACGCCCAGGTGACAGCCGCAAGCCAAGGGGTAACACTCACCTTCGCCCACAGCTTCTTCAGCCTTCTGGTCTAGCGGGAACCTCTTGGGCTTTGCCAAGCAGGATTCAGGCTCTTTTCTCTCATTGATCCCCAGAAGCCTCCTTGGAcacgggcctgggtccccccaatGAGGAGGTGGTCAAGACCTCACATCCTCATAGAATCAAAGACATTTCAGGCCGGTTTCTCAAGTGGAAGCTGAAGCTACAGCCCCCGCGGCTGAGacaggagggagaaacctggacCAGCCCTGAtacatagaatcccagggctggaagagacctcaggaggtcatcaagtccagccctctgatCGTTAACCACGCTGCTCTCTAAACCGGTTCCTTCTCCCCGCAGCGTCCGTTACACTTTTGTATCCTTTGCAGGAGGTGGCGGGTCTCCCCTGATGCTAGCTCCTAGGGGGATTTCTGTTGTCTGACACTGGCGAGTTGCTACTGTCTTTGCCACACTCACGGCAGAAACACCCATCCTGATGCAATCCGCCCAAGGGATTGCAAAGTCCGGCTGGATGCAGCCAGGGCCTCATCCTGCTATCGCAAAGCAGATAAATTACCCCTTCTTAGGGGAGCCATCCTGGCTCCTGCAGTGAGTGAACAGCCCACCCTTAGCACAGTGCGCCTGGTTCAGGTCTGATGGGCTGGGCTCTCAAAGTGAAGAGCTGCGCCCGAATTGGCCAATTAGACACTGCAATCAAGATTTTCAAAGCAGCCTCCAAGCATTGGGCACGTCACACCTGGGAAGCACGGAATCGTAGAattgtagaacactagaactggaagggccctcgagaggtcatcgagtcccatcccctgccctcccggcaggaccatgccccatctagactatccctggtaGATGTCATGGAATCATAgcatgctagaactggaaggagccttgagagattaataccaatgtggacaccagaacaaatagatataagctggctagtaggaagtttagacttgagattagacggaggtttctaaccatcagaggagtgaggttctggaacggccttccaagggaagtagtgggggcaaaagatctatctggcttcaagattaaatgagatgggtttatgaaggggatggtttgatgagataacatgatcttggtaactaattgaccattcactatcagtgggaaataggtcaatggagggatgataggagttactatcgagaactttctgggtgtctggctggtgagtcttgcccacatgctcagggttcagctgatcgccatatttggggtcatgaaggaattttcctccagggtagattggcagaggccctcaGGATCTCAGAGTCTCCGACACAGGCTGGCCGGGATGCACTTGAAGCTCTGCCGCTGAAGTGGAGACCACATGGGGcaggcaaggggtgtgtgtgtgtgtgtgtgtgtgtgtgtgtgtgtgtgtgtcagtccaggcAGCTACAACTGCCCAATCCCTCTACcagtgtcacaaggaagagggagaaaaattgttcgtGTGGAgttttctccctttccccttcaTCCTTCAGGGCATGCTGagacctgctgctgccaggaaTCCTCTGGtgattttctccctctcctggcctgaccaagccctggctggtatgaggtagttgggattggtcctgctttggtccGGGGGTTGGGCTCAATGGCCTCCTGAGGCCACTTCCAATTCTGGGATTCTTCTATTTGCAAGTTGGACTCCGTCCGGTCTAGCGGCCCCTATCGGTGGCCAGCAACTCTGCAGACAACTTCTGTGGAGGAAAATGAAATTCTGCCCACACACCAGAGGTGTCAAATTCCCCAAGAACAGGGCTGCTCAATCATTTTGGCTCATGGCCCATCcagctcaatgcagacctttccacggaccaccagcaAACCACCAacgatgacaaaatgggtgcaagaggggttaGGGTCTgtccaggaggttgggtgcaggaatggggtggtgagctggagcaggagggagggtgtaggagcagggtGATGGCTCAGAGAAGAAGGGAGGAtgcgggaggaggagggagggtgcgggAGCGGAGCGGTGGATTAGACCAGGAGAGAGGGTGTGGGAGCGGGGCGGTGGGTCGGAGCACAAGGGAGGGTACGGGGATGGGATggtgagctggagcaggaggaagggtgtGGGAGcaaaagggagggtgcaggagcggggtgcgggtcatggtgggagggaaggttCTGGAGTGGGCAGGTGTACCACGTCTCAGCaggaagggtgtgtgtgagggtaacggtggtgtagggtctgggcatgaggaggttGGGGAGCATTTACCTGGCTCTGGGCCTCCTGACATTCCCAGGTACCACCCAccaactgctcccattggccatgattccggccaataggagcggTTTGGAAAGCCTCCAGATGAGTGGTTTcctgttctgcccctcccccagccagggcgaaGGGAGCAGTAGTGGATGAAgtggctggatgcagcccacaaggcccacctcttcccccagcgaggggggcaggggttgacatggggctggagcacctgctGTAGTGGGGGAGGGTCAAGCCCTGAGCCCGTGGCCCATCTGTAAGACAACCATAGATCACTACTGCTCCACAGACCACACCGTGAAAACCACCAGCCTAGAAATCACCGGAACTTTGCAGTTACCTCTCACCATCATCCTTCTCCTCAATTGGCCAACGCAGACATGAATTCCGACCGGATCCTCCCAGGCATCTTCAGCCCCAGAAAATGGcatttgtgcacacacacacacacacacacacacacacacacacacacacacacacacacacacatgacctTCTATGACATCATctcttttgctttatttttattagaTTTTCTGCATTTCATTACAAGCTTCCACTTTCTAACACAGAGAAGCAATTTACTGGGACCAACGCATCCCCCACTGCCTTGCAAAGAGGAGAGAAGCAAGCTAAAACAGGGGCTAAACACAGGGGTCTGCTTAAATGTGTAGTGGATTTTGTACTTTGGGCACTATGTCAGTGCTCTGTGTGGTGGGTCAGAGCTGGAGAGAGGGTGCGGGAGCGGGGTGGTGGGTCGGAGCTGGAGGAAGGGTGCGGGAGCGGGTTGGTGGATTGGAGTGgataggagggtgcaggagcggaacACCCTCTTCATCCAGGGTCAGGGTTTACATACCCAGAAAGAGAAAAGAACCagtgctgctcaggagagatcaaatcccacccagctgattagcagagcacctacagctaGGTCATTTTTTTGGTTTCTAcgtgtggtgcacattcacacatgcctcggtgcacatacaattattccACACAAGGACAGACAACATTACCGGGCACATTAGCTCACAGAAATCTCTACAACCACTGTGCTGGCCTGCTCACTGTGCTATATGGAGACAAGACAAGACGTCAACAAATCCACACAGAGTATCCCCATTTCTCATTTAAGATGAGACTCCAGGGACATTTTCAACTTAATTTTGGACTTTTTTGCCCAAATCACCCAGGTCACTCTGAAAAACTCagatttcaaaggtatttaggtgcccaaTGGGCGTTTCAAGAGCGTCTTCCTGCCCAATACCCATCTTTTACTTGGGACCTAAACAGCTTTCAAAACCTGGCCCTTAACTGTTGTCTAGGACTTGCTTGATTTTTGTAGGCAAGTCACGTATTTAGCGATGGCTTTGCTCAAGGCTTCCTTGAACTCTCTGTTTCTCAGGCTATAGATGAGTGGGTTGGCCAGGGGGGTCAGGACCGTGTAGCAAAGGGAAAGCACTTTTTTCAGGATTCTTGGCGTCTCGAGTTTCAGGAGCGTGTATGCAACCAGGATGGTCCCGTAGAAAATAgtcaccacaatgaggtgggaggagcaggtggagaaggtcTTCTGCCGCCCAGTGGCGGATGGGATCCGCAGGATGGTGGCGATGATACACACGTAGGACGACACGGTCAGGAGAAACGGAGGCAGGGTGAATACACAGGCCATGATAAAATCCAGCAACACCATCAGACGCTTGTCCCCGCAGCCGAGCTGTATCAGCGGGACGGGATCGCAGTAAAAATGGTCAATTTCATTCGGGCCGCAGAATATCAACTGGGACATGAATAACACAAAGACGGCAGTCGCCAAAAACCCACTTAGCCAGGACCCGGCAGCCAACTGGACGCAACACCTGTTATTCATCAGAACTAAATAGTGCAAGGGCTTGCAAATGGCTAAATACCGATCGTAAGACATGGCCGCCAGGAGGTAGCATTCGGTAGAGGCCAGTGCACCAAAGAAATACATCTGTGTGAAGCAGCCATTAAATAAAATTGTCCTGTTCCCGGTCCGGAGACTGGCCAACacccggggcaggagggtggagctgtAGCAGGTCTCCAAGGAGGACAGGTTCCCTAGGAAGAAGTACATAGGGGTGTGGAGGCGTGGATCGGCCACCACCAGTGCCACGATGAGGGTGTTCCCAGCCACGGTGGCGACGTAGATCACTAGAAACAGCAGAAAGAGAAAAATGTTCTGGTCAAGGAGACCCCCGAATCCCAGGAGAATGAATTTTGTCATGTCTGTTTGATTGCCCCGCTCTGGGTCCGCCATGGGTTGAGACTAGGAAGACAAAACAGAAGGTGCATCAAACCAGAAGACCACAGAGTTCACAGATAGTCAAGTGCCGTCCGTAAATGCACCAAAATCTCCTTTTTcctcataagaacatcagaatagtcagactgggtcagaccaaaggtccatccagaccagtgtccggtctgccgacagtggccaatgccagatgccccagagggagggaacagaacagtgATCCCATccaatgatccctcccctatcacccatttccaggcaaacagaagctagggacactctTCCAATGGTTAATGGCCATGGACCtcaccttcatgaatctatctacctCTTTGTTGAagcctgttcaagtcctagccttcaccatatcctctggcaaggagttccacaagttgatggtgcactgagtgaagaaaaactgcctttggtttgttttaaatctgctgcctcgCCTACTGACCAGCCCTAGTTTTGGATCTAAAGAGAGACCCGAGGGGCAAATGTCTCAGGCCCAGTCTCCCCAGTCTTTATCGTGAGGGCTGGGGAAAGAGGCTGGGTTTGCAGTCACCGTGGCTGGAGCAAACAGGACTCTTCTGGCTTGGggcgaggtggggagggggcaaaggatcCCTGGGGTCCAGTATGCTTCCCCCCTACCATGGTCCTGGGACCGAAGGAGCTGTCTGCCCCGGTCACGGTCAGATCGTCTCCAGGGCCGGAGGGGCATTTTCTCCCAGCTTCAATCCTGCAGCCAGAGGATCCCTGGCCCCTGAGCTGACCCCCCCGGCCAGGAGgagctctcaccccccccccccaggggtctGGCTTGAGATGGGACCCAACGGAGCACACGATAGCTGTAGCCCAGTATATTCATCCCTGCAAAGGCCGCTGGGATGCAAATTGGAAACACAAATAATCCCAGTTCTACACACAAAATTAGAAGCACAACCCCCCAACCCTGTCctcacctccctctgcccctgctctgtcccctccctgcctcttccccaaggGGGCCTGGGGCAATAGTGAGGCCAGGACCAGCAAGAGGAGGTGATGAGGGGCGTGCAGGAACGGTCCCCATTCGCTTTACTCCTCTGGCCTTGTCGTTCCCTTTCCTGTCCTCCTCCCGTCCCGGAGAGGGGtttcagcagagcagagcaagcaGGTTTGTCTTGCCTTGCTTTCCCCACCATGGAGGGCTGGACTTCTTCTGGAGGCTCTATCTCccagcactggctgttggccaaCCCCTTCCACGCATGGTGTTCGGGGACATGTGATTCCTTGTGCCCCTCCACACATCACCCCTGCTTGCTAGCCCTCAC
This genomic interval carries:
- the LOC102449959 gene encoding olfactory receptor 2AP1-like encodes the protein MADVVPRNQTSLSQFILQGFGKLPKIQLLLFLLFLVIYLVTVAGNLLMVALVVADQHLHTPMYFFLGNLSCLETCYSSAILPRMLAGLLTGDRTISVGGCITQFCFVGFLASTECYLLAVMSYDRYLAICKPLHYATLMRGNFCVQLASVSWINGLLATVVTMSLMSQLTFCGPNEIDHFFCESTQMINHYCNDVYRMDLVITVVAAILTLPPFALTLMSYVCIITTILRIPSTTGRQKAFSTCSSHLIVVTIFYGTLIVVYLLPKSNTLRDLNKVFSVCYTILTPMVNPFIYSLRNTEVKGALRKLVHKYMDLTRIQK
- the LOC102449233 gene encoding olfactory receptor 6B1-like; amino-acid sequence: MADPERGNQTDMTKFILLGFGGLLDQNIFLFLLFLVIYVATVAGNTLIVALVVADPRLHTPMYFFLGNLSSLETCYSSTLLPRVLASLRTGNRTILFNGCFTQMYFFGALASTECYLLAAMSYDRYLAICKPLHYLVLMNNRCCVQLAAGSWLSGFLATAVFVLFMSQLIFCGPNEIDHFYCDPVPLIQLGCGDKRLMVLLDFIMACVFTLPPFLLTVSSYVCIIATILRIPSATGRQKTFSTCSSHLIVVTIFYGTILVAYTLLKLETPRILKKVLSLCYTVLTPLANPLIYSLRNREFKEALSKAIAKYVTCLQKSSKS